Proteins encoded by one window of Candidatus Effluviviaceae Genus V sp.:
- the rplD gene encoding 50S ribosomal protein L4 yields the protein MANTVPVHTRGGEKRGEVALPERLFGIEPNEHVMYEAVRTYLANQRRGTVKTKGRSDVSGGGRKPWRQKGTGRARVGSSRISQWRGGGITFGPKPRDHGMRLPKKIRRLALKSALSAKAADDAVRMVEDFELERVSTKDVATMLGALGVGDGFALLVVKEADEKLLLSSRNIPNLEVLRARDITTYYLLRADVVIMTEGALGVVEEVFGE from the coding sequence ATGGCTAACACTGTACCTGTGCACACCAGGGGCGGCGAGAAGCGCGGAGAGGTCGCGCTGCCCGAGCGCCTGTTCGGCATCGAGCCGAACGAGCACGTGATGTACGAGGCCGTCAGGACGTACCTCGCCAATCAGCGGCGTGGGACCGTCAAGACGAAGGGCAGAAGCGACGTCTCGGGCGGCGGACGCAAGCCGTGGCGCCAGAAAGGCACCGGCCGGGCCCGAGTCGGCTCGTCGAGGATCTCGCAGTGGAGGGGCGGCGGCATCACGTTCGGCCCGAAGCCGAGAGACCACGGTATGAGGCTGCCGAAGAAGATCAGGCGGCTCGCGCTCAAGTCGGCGCTGTCGGCGAAGGCAGCGGATGACGCCGTGCGCATGGTCGAGGACTTCGAGCTCGAGCGTGTCAGCACGAAGGACGTGGCGACGATGCTCGGCGCCCTGGGCGTCGGGGACGGATTCGCTCTCCTCGTCGTCAAGGAGGCGGACGAGAAGCTCCTCCTGTCTTCGAGGAACATACCGAACCTCGAGGTGCTGCGCGCCAGAGACATTACGACCTACTACCTCCTGCGGGCGGACGTGGTCATCATGA